The nucleotide sequence ACTGTTTTCTTCCTGTCAGCATCTTTCAGGTTTCACATCTCCTCACTCTGGCTTATACTCACTGCCTCTAGGAAtttcctatttctcccttcattttGGTAAACTATTTAAAACTTAgacccaaggggcacctgggtggttcagtcagttaagcgtctgcctttggctcgggtcatgatcaggggtcctgggaaagagccctacatcaggctccctactgaacagggagtctgcttctccctctccctgtgccctcttccccaccccaccgctcatgtgtgttctctcactctcaaataaataaaatcttaaaaaaaattatacccaaCCTAACTTACTTCaacgacttaaaaaaaaaaaaaaatcaaaccggTATTATGATTCCATTATAAAGAACAGAATCATGCTCCACCTCTTCTGCTCAAGAAGATAAGCAGAGAATTGTTCAAGTATTGCCATATATTTTAACTCCTGAATGGTCAAACTCTCATCTGCTTTTCCTCAGAATTACTTCATTGTTGTAGCAGAGCAGAATTCAATCATGTGAACTCTCTCATTCTCATACCTCCCTTCATAATACTCACCTTCTCcctaattctttttaaatctttcccaCATCTGTATTTTCTAGAACCTAGACTCAAATATTCATGGCAGGTGTTCAATAAGCAATGGAATATCTGACCTCTCTCATCActtatattttgtacatattaacTCACCTAATGCTCACAGCAATCCTACAAGGAGATACTGTTAGTATTCTTATTTGATAGATGattgaaactgaggcccagacaagTGAAACAACTTCCTCACTAACATAAAGCCtcagtttataaattttttaaaaataaatgaatgctcagtaactttctaaattttttactTCACCTTATCAGAAACTTTCTTCCCCCAAAATAGTCTCATTTAAGTATGTaatacacaaattttaaaaaataagttttccgGGCTCTGGCAACCGCGCTGCGATGTGGTTCGAGATCCTGCCTGGGATCGGCGTCATGGCCGTGTGCCTGGTCATCCCCGGCATAGCCACGGCGTACATCCACAGGTTCAGTAACGGGGGCAAGGAAAAAAGGGTTGCCTATTATCCATATCAATGGAGTTTGATGCAAAGAGATAGGCG is from Zalophus californianus isolate mZalCal1 chromosome 4, mZalCal1.pri.v2, whole genome shotgun sequence and encodes:
- the LOC118356882 gene encoding NADH dehydrogenase [ubiquinone] 1 alpha subcomplex subunit 1 → MWFEILPGIGVMAVCLVIPGIATAYIHRFSNGGKEKRVAYYPYQWSLMQRDRRVSGVNRYYVSKGLENID